The [Pantoea] beijingensis genomic sequence GTCCCTGTAAATCAATAACTTCCGCATGCGGCCGATTCAACGCTTGCCCGGGCTCAATCGCAATAAAACGGCCTTCACGGACATGCAGGTTCAGGGCGCTGCCATTGGCGGCCACGCCATTAATGAAAAGACGATCGCTCATGTGATTACCTTTGCTGAACGGAAAATATCACGTCAGGCAGGTTTGCGCTGGCGTAAAAAAACCACTATATAAACGCCATCCCTGAGTTCACCAATTAAATCTGGTGATAGTGACTATTGCCGCCGACAATACTCTTTTGTGCCCCGCGTTCAGCGCAGCGTTACCGTGTAGCTGGCTGCGCAGGCCATCGCCCTGGATCTGTCACTCATCACCCATATCACGACGTTGCACCGCACATTTATTAGCGTTAACAAAAACAGCAAAAACTGAGCGAAGGGTTTCAGGAAGTGGTAACAAAAATCTCAGACAAGCAATAATGGTTCCCGGATACGAGGAGAAAGCCGTAAGCCATGTTCAAGGCGGTGTTTTCTTTGACTGGATAACGCGTTGGGGATGGTCAGCTTCAAGACATCTACAGCTATCGTACCGGCCAAACAGACGATAACGATTAAGCGCAATCAAATCGTAGCAGCGGTTACTGAGTGCCGCAGGCAAAAAACGCAGCACACCCAGTACACGCCACGGCCAGGGTAATCCTTTCATCACCCGGAAAATCGCCTCGGCGCGTAGAAAAACCCGGCCATCGTCAATCAACACAATCGTTTTGACATTATTTGCAGCTAACCCCGCCCAGTTTAGTAGCGCCTCGCCCTCCACGGATTGCACGGCGGCCAGCCTGACGCTGTGATAGCGGTCGTGGCGAATAAGGAAATTCACCCAGCCATTACATAGCCGGCAAACACCATCGTAAATTACGGCTCGATCACCCGATTGCAGCCAGGGTGGTTGACTCATGCGTCTCTCCTGTTGGTGCAACCGCTATGGCTGCTATCGTGACAACGTCACATAAACTGACCTGACCTCTGGTGTATCAGCCATATTCGGTACATAAAAACGGGGCTCACTTCGCCCCGTGATACTCGTTGACACCGTATTATCAGGCAAAGAGAACAACAGACTGCTTTGTCAGAAAAAGCCCAGCGGTTGTATGCCGTAACTCACCAACAGATTTTTAGTTTGTTGATAATGATCGAGCATCATTTTATGCGTTTCACGCCCAATGCCGGATTTTTTATAGCCGCCAAAGGCCGCATGGGCTGGATAAAGGTGATAGCAGTTTGTCCATACGCGACCGGCTTTAATCGCCCGCCCAACGCGGTAAGCTCGGTTTATATCCCGCGTCCAGACGCCGGCCCCCAACCCATAGATTGAGTCGTTAGCAATGGCAATCGCCTCCGCCTCATCTTTAAACGTCGTGATACCAATCACCGGTCCGAAAATCTCCTCCTGAAACACCCGCATGCTATTGTTGCCTTTCAGAAGCGTCGGCTGTATGTAGTAACCGCTGGCCAATTCGCTATCCATCTCTTCAA encodes the following:
- a CDS encoding thiol-disulfide oxidoreductase DCC family protein, producing the protein MSQPPWLQSGDRAVIYDGVCRLCNGWVNFLIRHDRYHSVRLAAVQSVEGEALLNWAGLAANNVKTIVLIDDGRVFLRAEAIFRVMKGLPWPWRVLGVLRFLPAALSNRCYDLIALNRYRLFGRYDSCRCLEADHPQRVIQSKKTPP